In Notamacropus eugenii isolate mMacEug1 chromosome 1, mMacEug1.pri_v2, whole genome shotgun sequence, one genomic interval encodes:
- the CERCAM gene encoding inactive glycosyltransferase 25 family member 3 isoform X3, translated as METRRLYPDEESPKQWTKERHQFLMELKQEALDFARAWGADYILFADTDNILTNNQTLKFLIGEGLPVVAPMLDSQTYYSNFWCGITPQGYYRRTSDYFPTKNRQRQGCFQVPMVHSTFLLALQGKGVDQLAFYPPHLNYTWPFDDIIVFAYSCQAAGVSVHVCNQHRFGYMNVPVKSHQGLEDEKVNFVHLILEALADGPPMQPSAHVFLPPKNPNKMGFDEVFVISLARRPERRERMLSSLWEMEIAGRILEAVDGSALNSSTIKSLGVDLLPGYYDPYSGRTLTKGEVGCFLSHYSIWEEMVTRGLEQVLVFEDDVRFEASFRMRLERLMEEVSQEQLQWDLIYLGRKQVTWEEEPAVEGVRHLVVANYSYWTLAYTLSLRGARKLLEAQPLGRMLPVDEFLPIMYDRHPNEDYKRHFSPRDLRAFAVRPLLAFPTHYAGDAQWLSDTETSTIWDDDTQATGWSGSQKTMRDPRLDRVGSSGHSLHSTSHDEL; from the exons ATGGAGACCAGAAG GTTGTACCCAGATGAAGAGAGTCCCAAACAGTGGACCAAGGAACGCCACCAGTTCCTCATGGAGCTGAAACAAGAAGCCTTGGACTTTGCACGAGCTTGGGGAGCTGACTATATCCTA TTTGCAGACACTGACAACATCCTAACCAACAACCAAACCTTGAAGTTCCTGATTGGGGAGGGTCTGCCAGTGGTGGCCCCTATGTTGGACTCCCAGACTTATTACTCCAACTTCTGGTGTGGGATCACACCCCAG GGCTATTACCGGCGTACATCAGATTACTTCCCTACCAAGAATCGACAGCGTCAGGGTTGTTTCCAAGTGCCCATGGTACATTCTACCTTTCTGCTGGCTCTTCAAGGCAAGGGAGTTGACCAACTGGCTTTCTATCCTCCCCATCTCAACTATACATGGCCCTTTGATGACATTATCGTCTTTGCCTATTCTTGCCAGGCTGCAG GTGTCTCGGTCCATGTCTGCAACCAGCATCGTTTTGGGTACATGAATGTTCCGGTCAAATCACATCAGGGGCTAGAGGATGAGAAAGTCAACTTTGTCCATCTGATCTTGGAGGCCCTGG CGGATGGCCCACCTATGCAGCCTTCAGCCCATGTGTTCCTGCCCCCCAAAAATCCCAATAAGATGGGGTTTGATGAG GTTTTTGTCATCAGCCTAGCCCGTCGGCCTGAACGCAGAGAGCGGATGCTAAGCTCCCTGTGGGAGATGGAGATTGCTGGACGGATACTGGAAGCTGTGGATGGCAG TGCACTCAACAGCAGCACCATCAAAAGCCTGGGTGTGGATCTTCTCCCCGGCTACTATGACCCCTACTCTGGCCGCACGCTGACCAAAGGAGAGGTGGGCTGCTTCCTCAGCCACTACTCCATCTGGGAGGAG ATGGTTACCCGGGGCCTGGAACAGGTCTTGGTGTTTGAGGACGATGTGCGCTTTGAGGCCAGCTTCAGGATGCGGCTGGAGCGGTTGATGGAAGAGgtgtctcaggagcagctgcagtGGGACCTCAT TTACCTGGGGCGCAAGCAAGTGACCTGGGAGGAGGAGCCAGCTGTAGAAGGGGTGCGCCACCTTGTGGTGGCCAACTACTCCTACTGGACTCTGGCCTACACCCTGTCCCTGAGGGGGGCTCGAAAGCTACTAGAAGCGCAACCCCTGGGCAGGATGCTGCCTGTGGATGAATTCCTACCCATCATGTATGACCGGCATCCAAA TGAGGACTACAAGAGACACTTCTCCCCCCGGGACCTGAGAGCCTTTGCTGTGAGGCCCCTGCTCGCTTTCCCCACCCACTATGCAGGGGACGCTCAGTGGCTGAGCGACACAGAGACATCCACCATCTGGGATGACGATactcaggccactggttggagtgGCTCTCAAAAGACCATGAGGGACCCGAGGCTGGACAGGGTGGGCAGCAGTGGACATAGCCTCCATTCCACTTCTCATGATGAGCTCTAG